The following proteins are co-located in the Solea solea chromosome 21, fSolSol10.1, whole genome shotgun sequence genome:
- the LOC131448391 gene encoding G-protein coupled estrogen receptor 1-like codes for MYAGNRVIADNNVTVQLNVTQAVVSGLLQTESENHQDYVISFILSVLYTTFLFPVGFIGNVLILVVNLDNSGHLAAPDLYFVNLAVADLILVADSLIEVFNLKRGYYDKAGLCTFMSLFQQVNVYSSVFFLTWMSFDRFIALTRNIGRSRPHARLSCSLIWVSSSLLALLPFALAQAQHAGERSFCFANVTQIQWLEVTMGFLLPFCVLLVCYWRIARVLLRSQREREGRQWRPRRRQKALRMISAAVLVFFLCWLPENVFVSVHLLRGDTNGETLWRDYPLTGHTVRLAAFSNSCLNPLIYSFLGETFQHKIKLFLQQRSKWVKLLSSGTSRSMCAPPANNRSHAACDRLCQSTNAISNKLLHSIHIKVSSI; via the coding sequence ATGTACGCAGGCAACAGAGTTATCGCTGACAATAACGTCACTGTCCAGCTGAACGTCACACAGGCCGTCGTCTCCGGTTTACTTCAGACAGAATCGGAGAATCACCAAGATTATGTGATCAGCTTCATCCTCTCCGTCCTTTACACCACATTCCTCTTTCCCGTCGGCTTCATCGGGAACGTCCTCATCTTAGTCGTCAACCTGGACAACAGCGGGCACCTGGCAGCCCCAGACCTCTACTTTGTGAACCTTGCCGTGGCCGACCTCATCCTTGTGGCCGATTCTCTGATCGAGGTGTTCAACCTGAAGCGTGGCTACTATGACAAAGCCGGACTCTGCACCTTCATGAGCCTGTTCCAGCAGGTCAATGTGTACAGCAGTGTCTTCTTCTTGACATGGATGAGCTTTGACCGCTTTATCGCACTGACTAGAAACATTGGACGGAGCAGGCCGCATGCGCGCCTCAGCTGCAGCCTCATCTGGGTGTCCTCGTCCTTGCTCGCGCTCCTGCCTTTTGCTTTAGCTCAAGCTCAGCACGCCGGGGAACGCAGCTTCTGCTTTGCCAACGTGACACAGATTCAGTGGCTCGAGGTGACGATGGGTTTCCTGCTGCCTTTCTGCGTCCTGCTGGTCTGCTACTGGAGAATAGCAAGGGTGCTCCTGCGCAGCCAGAGGGAGCGAGAGGGGCGACAGTGGAGGCCCCGCAGGCGGCAGAAAGCCCTGCGGATGATCTCGGCAgctgttttggttttcttccTCTGCTGGCTGCCGGAGAACGTGTTTGTAAGTGTCCACCTCCTGAGAGGCGACACAAACGGGGAGACGCTGTGGCGGGACTACCCACTGACAGGTCACACCGTCAGGCTGGCAGCCTTCTCAAACAGCTGCCTGAACCCGCTCATTTACAGCTTCCTTGGAGAGACTTTCCAGCACAAAATTAAGCTTTTTCTGCAGCAGCGGAGCAAATGGGTTAAGCTGCTAAGTTCAGGCACAAGCAGGTCCATGTGTGCGCCGCCTGCAAACAACCGCAGCCATGCAGCATGTGACAGACTGTGCCAGTCCACAAATGCAATATCCAACAAACTGTTACACTCCATTCACATAAAGGTCAGCAGCATATAA
- the LOC131448766 gene encoding uncharacterized protein LOC131448766, with product MSEGGDSLSTLPPVSNSSTVINVTTIDTSTTTTTTTASPYNDIIKANDITSRANYVYSFFAGLGFLAGCFLLYSFVQTYRAHRRLAWLDCLLWAFCGFQLLLLLLSLHAVAHRPDYLQTSALNCAALSFVINTASMCGLFVLVLMAYVLTLDPPSHALLRRPGVCAALVIVTSVLIALVLAGIRGPRDPLHEAQRCFMDPAQACVSYAAAKLCLAFLIPYILHLGLLICGCVRQWKSKGRFLSGSEEGPVFLTVTVVMFTCLLFYNVVLVRAAQLQKVKGLSNYEQAFLSVAEFVMFSGSSVSLLLVLLMHRPCRESLHGAFRQLRDCCRSSGRTQPNRNIIAPHIEITDTLQDIES from the exons ATG TCTGAAGGTGGAGACTCATTATCGACCCTTCCTCCAGTTTCCAACAGCTCTACTGTCATCAATGTCACCACGATCgacacctccaccaccaccaccaccaccactgcctcCCCTTATAATGACATCATCAAGGCCAACGACATAACCTCCAGAGCAAACTATGTCTACAGTTTCTTTGCAGGTCTGGGATTCTTGGCGGGCTGCTTCCTGCTCTACAGCTTCGTCCAGACCTACAGAGCACACAGACGCTTGGCCTGGCTCGACTGCCTGCTCTGGGCCTTCTGTGGcttccagctgctgctcctgctgctctccCTCCACGCTGTGGCCCACAGACCCGACTACCTGCAGACTTCAGCACTGAACTGTGCCGCTCTCTCCTTCGTCATCAACACAGCGTCTATGTGTGGCCTGTTTGTATTAGTGCTCATGGCTTATGTGCTGACCCTCGACCCGCCCTCTCACGCCCTGCTGCGGAGGCCCGGGGTCTGTGCAGCGCTCGTGATCGTGACTTCTGTCCTGATCGCTCTAGTGCTGGCTGGGATCCGTGGACCCAGAGATCCCCTCCATGAAGCCCAGAGGTGTTTTATGGATCCAGCCCAAGCTTGCGTTTCATATGCAGCTGCAAAGTTGTGTCTGGCTTTTTTGATTCCCTACATCCTCCACTTAGGACTCCTGATCTGCGGCTGTGTGCGACAGTGGAAATCTAAAGGACGTTTCCTCTCTGGCTCAGAGGAGGGGCCAGTGTTCCTGACCGTCACCGTGGTCATGTTTACGTGTCTGCTGTTCTACAACGTGGTGCTGGTGAGAGCGGCGCAACTGCAGAAGGTGAAGGGGCTGAGCAATTATGAGCAAGCGTTTCTGAGCGTGGCCGAGTTTGTGATGTTCTCGGGGAGCAGTGTCAGCCTGCTGCTCGTGCTGCTCATGCACCGGCCGTGTCGAGAGAGTCTCCACGGAGCGTTCAGGCAGCTGAGGGACTGCTGTCGGAGCTCCGGGCGAACGCAGCCCAACAGGAACATCATCGCTCCACACATCGAGATCACAGACACGCTGCAGGACATAGAGTCATAG